A region from the Lentimonas sp. CC4 genome encodes:
- the uvrA gene encoding excinuclease ABC subunit UvrA: MPSSKETIHLRGVRQNNLKGFDLDLPIGQLTVVTGLSGAGKSSLVFETLHAEGQRRYVETFSPYTRQFMDLMDRPKVDSVENIRPSIAIQQSNTVKTSRSTVGTITELCDFFKAWFPNVATLIDPATGQPITDDNPQSIWKALLKDHRDTSRIIAFPITRPEKFEWSEILQPLSAQGYTRAVFDGKITRIEDLTPQVSPLKSQPSSLSSLLVVQDRIAINDKSRSRFIEAAQNALSFGKGRIHILDTEGTTVAEFTHGLHSPETGITYRPATPPLFSFNSPIGACDKCRGFGRVIEIDYNLVTPDKSLSVDDGAIRAFQGAVYSESLRDLQRAAKKHKIRTDVPWSKLRKKELAFIMEGEPNYKEDHNQWYGVYRFFDWLQTKIYKMHVRVFLSKFRSYSTCPDCNGSRLKSEALNWKWKGHTLPDLYQKSVSELISLITPDSSLFTPQKTKSQQNNALDGILARLCFLREVGLGYLTLDRTSRTLSGGETMRVNLTSCLGSALVDTLFVLDEPSVGLHARDMDRLIAILRRLTALGNTVVVVEHDEAVMRAADNLIEIGPKPGIHGGQLIFNGNYDSILFSDTTTGRFLSGREDIEAPADRRITTGKHSNFDVQSSTFKVPTLSIYGATKHNLDNVDLHVPQQSFVCLSGVSGSGKSTLLNNVIYQNLLAQKGLIADDPAPLKDIESTLPLSDVVLIDQSPVSKTPRSNPASYSDAWTEIRKLFSKLEAAQSAGMMPGHFSFNSGEGRCDTCSGLGFERIEMQFVSDLFVPCETCEGQRFKPEVLEIEFNGKSIADILDLDVDDALTFFAEHPKVTRCLKPLIDVGLGYLKLGQPLNTLSGGESQRLKLVRYLGKVAEKSGHALILIDEPTTGLHRADVKRLIGVLQNLVNAGHSLIVIEHNIDILKVADWIIELGPEAGAAGGRITAQGTPEQIAKAKCETASYLREALGGTSSASSAEPKPELIAAEPKASYNTSHSSLFTSHSKSLTVRGAREHNLKNINCEIPHNKISVVTGVSGSGKSSLAFDIIFAEGQRRFMESMSAYARQFVEQMPRADVDELSGIAPTVAIEQRVTKGTRKSTVATITEVAQHLRLLFARIGIQHSPTTGEAVVSQSEGALFKRLQTIIKESKSAATNSKLKVGRSMFDVLQLCAPLIRGRKGHHQPLADWARDHGYETLRIDGQLVPIKNFKKLDRYSEHDIELVIADLKQQTTLNKQLTLALKLGKGTAFVLNAKNEIVSWLSTRRTDPTTGEAFPELDPKHFSWNSPRGWCPSCRGYGQIFDWMNKDEEAAIDLPDGVEHGDTCPDCQGARLNPLSSAVRLPLKERRTSNVELSTSSKKQKHSAFDVERSKFDVQRVQGSVNLPDLLSLAPSQLLKTLKRVKTDKRSAPILAELMPEIEERLRFMDRVGLDYLGLDRATATLSGGEAQRIRLAAQLGSNLSGVLYVLDEPSIGLHARDNAQLLTALEQLRDRGNTLLIVEHDEETMKHADQIIDIGPAAGIHGGEIVASGTLAQLRTNKASITGKYLRKSMPHPLRGTHRELPAAWSPRKKKSNEQWISLQGAELRNLKGFDVQIPKQRLTAICGVSGAGKSTLTRDLLKPLVEAAIESKSDKLTQKQLPTSHSSLSTSFRTLCGAESVRKVIEVDQSPIGKTPRSTPATYIGAFDIIRDIYANLPEARFRGYKAGTFSFNTKGGRCETCKGAGRVKLEMNFMPDTYVTCEDCNGRRYGAELDELRWNGKSIADALAMSFEEAAEFFSFHTGLKSLLDAMVETGLGYIELGQYSPTLSGGEAQRLKLVSELAKGMPTFKERQYNKGQGNLYILEEPTIGLHLSDVERLTELLHRLVDKGHTVITIEHHLDVIADADYTIEIGPNGGDAGGELLYQGDVAGLKKTKGSVTAKFL; this comes from the coding sequence ATGCCTTCCTCTAAAGAAACCATCCACCTACGCGGCGTCCGCCAAAACAACCTCAAAGGCTTCGACCTCGACCTACCCATCGGTCAACTCACAGTCGTCACCGGTCTTAGCGGAGCAGGTAAATCCTCTTTGGTATTCGAGACGCTGCATGCCGAAGGCCAGCGCCGCTATGTAGAGACCTTCTCGCCCTACACTCGTCAATTCATGGATCTGATGGATCGCCCCAAAGTCGATTCGGTCGAAAACATCCGCCCCTCCATTGCGATCCAGCAATCCAACACCGTCAAAACATCGCGCTCCACCGTCGGCACCATTACCGAACTCTGCGACTTCTTTAAAGCTTGGTTCCCCAATGTCGCCACACTGATCGACCCAGCCACTGGCCAACCAATCACCGACGACAATCCACAATCCATCTGGAAAGCGCTCCTCAAAGACCATCGCGACACCAGCCGCATCATCGCCTTTCCCATCACACGCCCCGAAAAGTTTGAATGGAGCGAGATCCTACAGCCCCTCTCTGCCCAAGGCTACACCCGAGCAGTCTTCGATGGAAAAATCACCCGAATCGAAGATCTCACCCCTCAAGTCTCCCCCCTCAAGTCTCAGCCCTCAAGTCTCAGCTCTCTTCTAGTCGTTCAAGATCGCATCGCGATCAACGACAAGAGCCGCTCGCGCTTCATCGAAGCCGCACAAAACGCCCTCTCCTTTGGCAAAGGGCGCATTCACATTCTGGATACAGAAGGCACCACTGTCGCAGAATTCACCCACGGCCTGCATTCTCCAGAAACGGGCATCACCTATCGCCCAGCCACACCGCCGCTCTTTTCCTTCAACTCCCCCATCGGCGCCTGCGACAAATGCCGCGGCTTCGGCAGAGTGATTGAGATCGACTACAATCTAGTCACCCCCGACAAAAGCTTATCCGTTGACGACGGCGCCATCCGCGCATTCCAAGGCGCCGTTTACAGCGAAAGCCTACGCGACCTGCAACGCGCAGCAAAGAAGCACAAGATACGCACCGACGTGCCTTGGTCAAAACTACGCAAAAAGGAACTCGCCTTCATCATGGAAGGCGAACCGAACTACAAAGAAGACCATAACCAATGGTATGGCGTTTATCGATTCTTCGACTGGCTGCAGACCAAAATCTACAAGATGCACGTCCGCGTCTTCCTATCCAAATTCAGAAGTTATTCAACCTGCCCCGACTGCAACGGCTCACGCCTAAAGTCCGAAGCACTCAACTGGAAGTGGAAAGGACACACACTCCCCGACCTCTACCAAAAGAGTGTCAGCGAGCTGATCTCACTCATCACTCCCGACTCATCACTTTTCACTCCTCAGAAAACAAAGTCGCAGCAGAATAACGCACTCGACGGAATATTGGCACGACTTTGCTTTCTGAGGGAAGTCGGCCTCGGCTACCTCACACTCGACCGCACCTCGCGCACCTTATCTGGCGGCGAGACCATGCGTGTGAACCTTACCTCCTGCCTCGGATCGGCACTCGTTGACACACTCTTCGTGCTCGATGAGCCCTCCGTCGGCTTGCACGCCCGCGACATGGATCGCCTCATTGCGATCCTCCGACGGCTCACCGCGCTTGGGAACACCGTCGTCGTTGTGGAGCACGACGAAGCAGTCATGCGCGCAGCCGACAATCTCATCGAGATCGGCCCGAAACCAGGCATTCACGGAGGTCAGCTCATCTTCAACGGCAATTACGACAGTATCCTTTTTTCGGATACAACTACCGGACGCTTCCTCTCTGGCCGTGAAGACATTGAAGCCCCTGCTGATCGCCGTATCACCACAGGCAAGCATTCAAATTTCGACGTTCAAAGTTCAACGTTCAAAGTTCCCACCCTCTCAATCTACGGCGCCACTAAGCACAACCTAGACAACGTCGACCTACACGTTCCGCAACAATCGTTCGTCTGTCTCAGTGGCGTATCCGGATCGGGTAAGAGCACTCTACTCAACAACGTCATCTACCAAAATTTGCTCGCGCAAAAAGGACTGATCGCAGACGACCCTGCTCCGCTCAAAGATATTGAGTCCACACTACCACTCTCTGATGTAGTGCTCATCGATCAAAGTCCCGTCAGTAAAACACCACGCTCCAACCCCGCCAGCTACTCCGACGCATGGACTGAGATACGTAAACTCTTCTCAAAACTAGAGGCCGCTCAGTCCGCAGGCATGATGCCCGGTCACTTCTCATTCAATAGCGGCGAAGGCCGTTGCGACACCTGCTCCGGACTCGGCTTCGAGCGCATCGAGATGCAATTCGTATCCGATCTATTCGTGCCTTGCGAAACCTGCGAAGGCCAGCGCTTTAAGCCTGAAGTCCTTGAGATCGAATTCAACGGGAAGTCTATCGCAGACATTCTAGATCTCGATGTCGACGACGCACTCACCTTCTTTGCCGAGCATCCCAAAGTCACCCGCTGCCTCAAGCCCCTGATCGATGTCGGCCTCGGCTATTTAAAACTCGGGCAACCACTCAACACGCTCTCCGGCGGCGAATCGCAACGCCTCAAACTCGTCCGCTACTTAGGCAAGGTCGCCGAAAAATCCGGGCACGCCTTAATCCTCATCGACGAACCCACCACAGGCCTACACCGCGCCGACGTCAAACGACTCATCGGCGTGCTTCAAAACCTCGTCAACGCAGGACACTCGCTCATCGTCATCGAGCACAACATCGACATCCTCAAAGTCGCTGACTGGATCATCGAGCTCGGCCCCGAAGCCGGCGCAGCCGGAGGAAGAATCACCGCACAAGGCACACCCGAACAAATCGCAAAAGCCAAATGCGAAACCGCCAGCTATCTGCGCGAAGCGCTGGGAGGGACGAGCTCCGCCTCGTCCGCCGAACCGAAGCCCGAACTAATAGCCGCCGAACCTAAGGCCAGCTATAACACTTCACACTCTTCACTTTTCACTTCTCACTCAAAATCACTCACCGTCCGCGGTGCCCGCGAGCACAACCTAAAGAACATCAACTGCGAGATCCCGCACAATAAAATCAGCGTCGTCACTGGCGTCTCTGGTTCAGGCAAATCATCGCTCGCCTTTGATATTATATTTGCCGAAGGCCAGCGAAGATTCATGGAGTCAATGTCCGCCTACGCACGCCAGTTCGTCGAGCAAATGCCGCGTGCCGATGTGGACGAACTCAGCGGAATTGCACCCACTGTCGCCATTGAGCAACGCGTCACAAAGGGCACACGTAAATCCACCGTCGCCACGATCACCGAAGTCGCTCAACACTTACGCCTACTGTTTGCCAGAATTGGTATCCAACATTCCCCTACAACTGGGGAAGCCGTCGTCAGCCAAAGCGAAGGGGCACTTTTCAAGCGCCTGCAAACCATCATTAAAGAATCAAAGTCTGCTGCCACCAATTCGAAGTTAAAAGTTGGACGTTCGATGTTCGACGTTCTTCAGCTCTGCGCGCCATTAATTCGAGGCCGCAAAGGACACCATCAACCACTCGCCGACTGGGCACGCGACCACGGCTATGAAACCTTGCGCATTGATGGCCAACTCGTGCCGATCAAAAACTTCAAAAAGCTAGACCGCTATAGCGAGCACGACATCGAACTCGTCATCGCAGACCTGAAGCAACAAACAACTCTCAACAAACAACTCACGCTCGCTCTCAAACTCGGCAAGGGCACCGCCTTTGTGCTCAATGCCAAAAACGAGATCGTCTCCTGGCTCTCCACTCGACGCACCGATCCCACCACCGGCGAAGCCTTTCCGGAGCTCGACCCGAAGCACTTCTCGTGGAATAGCCCACGTGGTTGGTGCCCAAGCTGCCGCGGCTATGGGCAAATCTTCGACTGGATGAACAAAGACGAAGAAGCCGCGATCGACCTGCCCGATGGCGTCGAACATGGCGACACCTGTCCCGACTGCCAAGGCGCACGCCTCAATCCATTGAGCAGTGCAGTGCGACTGCCTCTGAAGGAACGTCGAACATCGAACGTCGAACTTTCAACGTCGAGTAAGAAGCAAAAACATTCAGCGTTCGATGTTGAGCGTTCAAAGTTCGACGTTCAACGCGTTCAAGGATCGGTCAATTTACCCGACCTACTCTCGCTCGCCCCCTCGCAACTGCTCAAGACACTCAAACGCGTAAAGACAGATAAACGTAGCGCGCCCATCCTCGCAGAGCTCATGCCCGAAATCGAAGAGCGGCTCCGCTTCATGGATCGCGTCGGGCTCGACTATCTCGGTCTTGATCGCGCAACCGCAACACTCTCTGGCGGCGAAGCCCAGCGCATCCGCCTAGCCGCACAACTCGGCTCCAATCTATCCGGCGTGCTCTACGTGCTCGACGAGCCATCCATCGGCCTACACGCCCGCGATAACGCTCAACTCCTCACTGCGCTGGAGCAACTCCGCGACCGCGGCAATACACTCCTCATCGTCGAACACGACGAAGAGACAATGAAGCATGCCGATCAGATCATCGACATCGGGCCGGCAGCTGGCATCCACGGCGGCGAGATCGTCGCCTCCGGCACGCTCGCACAACTACGCACGAACAAGGCCTCGATTACCGGCAAATATTTGCGCAAAAGCATGCCCCATCCCTTACGCGGCACGCATCGCGAACTCCCCGCAGCATGGAGCCCTCGCAAAAAGAAAAGCAACGAGCAATGGATCAGTCTGCAAGGCGCAGAGCTGAGAAACCTAAAGGGCTTTGATGTGCAAATCCCCAAGCAACGCCTCACCGCAATCTGCGGCGTCTCCGGCGCTGGCAAATCGACCCTCACCCGCGACCTACTCAAACCACTGGTCGAAGCCGCGATTGAATCGAAGTCAGATAAACTCACGCAGAAACAACTCCCCACTTCTCACTCCTCACTTTCCACTAGCTTTCGAACGCTCTGCGGAGCAGAGAGCGTTCGAAAGGTCATCGAAGTCGACCAATCCCCCATCGGCAAAACACCACGCTCCACGCCAGCGACCTACATCGGCGCGTTCGATATCATTCGCGACATCTACGCCAACCTCCCTGAAGCACGCTTCCGCGGCTACAAAGCTGGCACGTTCTCGTTTAATACCAAAGGTGGTCGTTGCGAAACCTGTAAGGGCGCAGGACGTGTGAAGCTCGAAATGAACTTCATGCCCGACACCTATGTGACCTGTGAAGATTGCAACGGCCGTCGCTACGGCGCTGAGCTCGACGAGCTGCGTTGGAACGGCAAAAGTATTGCCGATGCCCTCGCCATGAGTTTCGAAGAAGCCGCTGAGTTCTTCAGCTTCCACACCGGCCTCAAAAGCTTGCTCGACGCCATGGTCGAGACCGGCCTCGGCTACATTGAGCTGGGCCAATACTCACCGACCCTTTCAGGCGGTGAAGCGCAGCGCCTGAAACTCGTCAGTGAACTCGCCAAAGGCATGCCTACCTTCAAAGAGCGCCAATACAACAAAGGCCAAGGTAATCTCTACATCCTAGAAGAGCCGACCATCGGGCTACACTTGAGCGACGTTGAGCGCCTCACCGAGCTACTCCACCGACTCGTCGACAAAGGCCACACAGTGATCACCATCGAGCACCATCTTGACGTAATCGCCGATGCGGACTACACGATCGAGATCGGTCCCAACGGCGGCGATGCCGGTGGTGAATTACTCTATCAAGGCGATGTTGCGGGATTGAAGAAAACCAAAGGCAGCGTGACAGCGAAGTTCTTATAA
- a CDS encoding SIR2 family protein gives MAESSKRVLFVLGSGVSKESGAPMVIDVTNLVFSKDDDRLLTGDRHGRSFKREEIDHIQGFLKVLKKEIHRMGETENYESLYSLAQRISEFEVGKLKDASMVRFRDYVYRETASFWAYYKRAAVSGGQPFGAIASKACEYIEKCVRRLLDPLDAPKGLELIPSLIDKYGAGNVDVLTLNHDRLVEILLKSRGIPYTTGFDSQESNDRQVDFYDDTAFDDEKCVRIVKLHGCVSWWKFGKRMSDGNYLYDWGIVNDPEVHGWEAIDRDEEKFSCPTHEEPVTTGNTTKTEAYTRGITGEMYLQARRLLKEHDRIISSGYGFGDDGFNHMLAEWSRRMPKKKMLLLYNTSEVPLEQGCWFWPEDWKSNHSDGWFKHHPQWLSATSCSDVERLIF, from the coding sequence ATGGCTGAGTCTAGTAAACGTGTATTATTCGTATTGGGGTCTGGTGTGTCTAAGGAATCGGGAGCACCGATGGTTATAGATGTGACGAATCTAGTTTTCTCTAAGGACGATGATCGTCTACTCACAGGAGACCGTCATGGACGTTCCTTCAAGCGTGAAGAGATCGATCATATACAAGGTTTTTTGAAAGTGCTTAAAAAAGAGATTCATCGGATGGGTGAAACCGAAAATTACGAATCGCTGTATTCTCTAGCTCAGCGCATCTCTGAATTTGAAGTTGGGAAACTGAAAGATGCTTCGATGGTGCGTTTTCGGGATTATGTTTATCGTGAGACTGCTAGTTTTTGGGCATATTACAAACGCGCTGCTGTTTCTGGGGGACAACCGTTCGGTGCGATCGCTAGTAAGGCATGTGAGTATATTGAAAAATGTGTTCGTAGATTATTGGACCCTCTAGATGCTCCTAAAGGGCTCGAATTGATCCCTAGTCTAATTGATAAATATGGAGCTGGAAATGTCGATGTCTTGACTTTGAACCATGATCGGCTTGTTGAAATTTTACTGAAAAGTCGGGGGATTCCTTACACAACAGGGTTTGATTCTCAGGAATCGAATGATAGGCAGGTTGATTTTTACGATGATACGGCTTTCGATGACGAAAAATGTGTTCGTATAGTGAAGCTGCATGGCTGTGTCAGTTGGTGGAAGTTTGGTAAGCGGATGAGTGATGGCAACTATCTGTATGATTGGGGGATAGTAAATGATCCGGAGGTTCATGGCTGGGAGGCTATAGATCGTGATGAAGAGAAGTTCAGCTGTCCTACTCATGAGGAGCCAGTCACTACGGGCAATACGACAAAGACAGAAGCCTATACGCGTGGAATTACTGGAGAGATGTATCTCCAGGCTCGGCGTCTACTAAAAGAGCATGATCGAATTATCAGTTCGGGCTATGGTTTTGGTGATGATGGTTTTAATCACATGCTGGCCGAGTGGTCTCGGCGTATGCCTAAGAAGAAAATGCTGCTGTTGTATAATACTTCAGAGGTTCCGCTTGAACAAGGTTGCTGGTTTTGGCCAGAGGATTGGAAATCGAACCACTCTGATGGCTGGTTTAAGCATCATCCTCAATGGTTGAGTGCCACTAGTTGTTCGGATGTGGAGCGCCTGATCTTTTAG